One Megachile rotundata isolate GNS110a chromosome 5, iyMegRotu1, whole genome shotgun sequence genomic region harbors:
- the LOC100876130 gene encoding zwei Ig domain protein zig-8 isoform X2, which yields MKNGENIAGKFFYQIRFTIFDALFTTEEAVHSSRLVETDAFQEWPTLDSSHYFDTTTPSNVTGLVGETVELLCKVKNRGNKTVSWVRHRDIHLLTVNYYIYTSDQRIQSIHNPNTEEWILKILNPQKKDSGIYECQVSTTPPTSRRVYLTVVEPETEIAGGPDLFINKYSTINLTCLVKYAPDPPSTIVWSHNHEPINFDSPKGGISLITEKGPVTSSRLLIQKATEKDSGLYTCAPNNTRQNSVRVHIVNEHPAAMHHGSGDRTAATLLPLVLLLFAII from the exons atgaaaaacggcgaaaacatCGCTGGGAAGTTTTTTTACCAGATCCGTTTCACGATATTTGACGCTCTTTTTACAACCG AGGAAGCTGTGCATAGCTCTCGTCTGGTCGAAACGGACGCTTTTCAAGAATGGCCAACGCTAGATTCGAGTCATTACTTTGATACAACGACTCCCTCGAACGTGACAGGACTCGTTGGAGAAACCGTCGAATTGCTGTGTAAAGTGAAAAACCGAGGGAATAAAACC GTTTCGTGGGTGAGGCATCGAGACATCCATCTTTTAACGGTCAATTATTATATCTATACGAGCGACCAACGTATCCAGAGTATACACAATCCGAACACGGAAGAATGGATATTAAAGATACTGAATCCTCAAAAGAAGGACTCTGGTATTTACGAATGCCAAGTATCCACTACCCCACCCACGAGCCGTCGCGTTTATCTCACAGTGGTTG AGCCAGAGACGGAGATCGCCGGCGGTCCAGACCTCTTCATCAACAAGTATAGCACGATAAACTTGACGTGCCTGGTAAAGTACGCTCCCGATCCACCGTCCACGATCGTCTGGAGCCATAATCACGAA CCGATTAACTTCGACTCTCCAAAGGGTGGCATCAGTTTGATCACCGAGAAAGGACCCGTGACTTCCAGCCGCCTGCTGATTCAAAAGGCCACCGAGAAAGACTCCGGTCTCTATACGTGTGCACCCAACAACACTCGTCAGAACAGCGTACGGGTTCACATTGTTAACG AACATCCGGCAGCGATGCATCATGGCAGCGGCGACAGAACGGCTGCGACGTTACTTCCTCTCGTTCTGCTTCTTTTCGCGATCATTTAG